One Jeotgalicoccus saudimassiliensis DNA window includes the following coding sequences:
- a CDS encoding demethylmenaquinone methyltransferase yields MQTENRIQTIFNSISDDYDHMNDIISFNQHTIWRNRTNREIFVKPGHQVLDLCCGTGDWTIQLAKNAGADITGLDFSENMLKVAREKTADIENITLVQGDATELPYDNNAFDIITIGFGLRNLPDYEKAVKEFYRVLKPGGQLVILETSNPENALINYGFNIYFGKIMPFLGEKITGSGQEYAWLYESTSNFLSKAELKSMMHTNGYINIKVIPHTFGTAATHIGYKPLEAAM; encoded by the coding sequence ATGCAAACAGAAAACAGAATTCAGACTATCTTTAATTCAATTTCGGATGATTATGATCACATGAATGACATCATCAGTTTCAATCAGCATACGATATGGCGCAACCGGACGAACAGGGAAATCTTCGTAAAACCCGGCCACCAGGTACTCGATTTATGCTGCGGTACAGGCGACTGGACAATTCAGCTTGCCAAAAACGCCGGTGCTGATATTACGGGCCTTGACTTCAGTGAAAATATGCTGAAAGTTGCCCGCGAAAAAACAGCTGATATCGAAAACATTACACTCGTCCAGGGCGATGCAACGGAGCTGCCTTATGACAACAATGCATTCGATATTATTACGATCGGTTTCGGCCTCCGCAACCTGCCTGACTACGAAAAAGCGGTTAAGGAGTTCTACCGCGTGCTGAAGCCCGGCGGACAGCTTGTTATTCTTGAAACGTCGAATCCGGAAAACGCCCTGATTAATTACGGCTTTAATATTTACTTCGGTAAAATTATGCCGTTCCTCGGTGAAAAAATCACCGGCAGCGGTCAGGAGTATGCATGGCTGTATGAATCAACGAGCAATTTCCTGTCGAAGGCTGAACTGAAATCAATGATGCATACAAACGGTTATATAAATATCAAAGTAATCCCTCATACATTTGGTACTGCAGCAACTCATATCGGATATAAACCGCTAGAGGCTGCAATGTGA
- a CDS encoding DUF2768 family protein, with amino-acid sequence MFDISRMDLMWVSFVSIGFMALAAVLIYLARYVITIRFVSVIVTLISWVLLILAFLLMILVIGGSSHA; translated from the coding sequence ATGTTTGATATTTCAAGAATGGACTTAATGTGGGTGTCGTTTGTCTCTATCGGATTTATGGCACTTGCTGCAGTATTAATTTACCTGGCGCGTTATGTTATTACTATACGTTTCGTCAGCGTGATCGTTACTTTAATTTCATGGGTCCTGTTAATACTTGCGTTTCTGCTGATGATTTTAGTCATCGGAGGATCGTCCCATGCGTAA
- a CDS encoding HU family DNA-binding protein, with product MNKTDLINAVSDKADLTKKEAGAAVDAVFESIQTSLQNGEKVQLIGFGNFEVRDRAARKGRNPQSGEEIEIPASKVPAFKAGKALKDAVK from the coding sequence ATGAATAAGACAGATTTAATCAACGCTGTCAGCGACAAAGCTGACCTTACAAAAAAAGAAGCAGGAGCTGCAGTAGACGCAGTTTTTGAATCAATCCAAACTTCACTTCAAAATGGTGAAAAAGTACAGTTAATCGGATTCGGTAACTTTGAAGTACGTGACCGTGCTGCAAGAAAAGGCCGTAACCCGCAGTCTGGTGAAGAAATCGAAATCCCAGCATCTAAAGTACCTGCATTTAAAGCTGGTAAAGCACTTAAAGACGCAGTTAAATAA